The Fibrobacter sp. UWB2 genome window below encodes:
- a CDS encoding HD domain-containing phosphohydrolase, whose amino-acid sequence MRKYVLKFKLKLKAIWASVEGFFSRSRNILLLMLVGLLLNVIPAKLAIFFGIPLFLDCLGTVLTAMLGGYLPAVIVGFSVNAINGISEPVATYYGVLSILIATLATFLFRRGFFHHIWKLLIVILLFALIGGGIGSVFTYALYGFNFGEGISAPFAIAFHDVLHWNRFYSQLFADIVIDVFDKSAIVLLSALIFRFIPRHVKDELKDVQLFHHKNADKGFSSDKKTIRHSLLNKVVIMVIVAEVLLGGLASMIGFFLYRDNCINNFVSIARGVTEAASIAIDAEKVDNYIAQGYEVEGYAHTRDVLGGIRESFPQTKYVYVYKILPDGCHVVFDLDTDGIPGGAPGSLVEFDPSFEPYLPKLLAGEEIEPIISDDQFGWLLTVYRPIKNAAGNTVAYVAADISMESIVRDEAMFFIKLLSLFFGLSLIIMMVIIEVMKHGFVVPVNKMSHAAMKISGATMRTAMAFEMGKLDLSLIQNAVAYVKDLKINTSDEIGQLYDHFNSMTEDTQSFIEQVRDQVLRIQKMQNVMITEFAELVEARDKNTGDHIKKTAEYVEAIAKELRAEGKFKGVLNDGYISKLKQAAPLHDIGKIAVSDLILNKNGKLTDEEFAIMKSHTTEGGRILKKIVHDAGDTFDAGYLNESIEMASYHHEKWDGSGYPEHLKGEEIPLSARIMAVADVFDALIAERVYKKGFPYEKAMSIITEGAGKHFDPVVVEAFTHISKALYDARTRVTLEAGETAENAMGAVAAEKATENAAPGAAKPV is encoded by the coding sequence ATGAGAAAGTATGTTTTGAAATTTAAATTAAAACTGAAAGCGATATGGGCATCCGTCGAGGGCTTTTTCTCGCGGTCGAGGAACATCCTCTTGCTGATGCTCGTGGGCCTGCTCCTGAACGTCATCCCCGCCAAGCTTGCTATTTTCTTTGGAATACCTCTCTTCTTGGACTGCTTGGGCACCGTGCTTACGGCCATGCTCGGCGGTTACCTGCCTGCGGTTATCGTCGGCTTTAGCGTGAACGCCATCAACGGAATTTCGGAGCCGGTCGCGACTTACTATGGCGTCCTGAGCATTTTAATTGCGACGCTTGCGACATTCCTTTTTCGTCGAGGATTCTTCCATCATATCTGGAAACTGCTCATAGTCATATTGCTCTTTGCGTTGATTGGCGGTGGTATCGGTTCCGTCTTTACATATGCTTTGTACGGGTTCAATTTTGGCGAGGGCATCTCGGCGCCGTTCGCGATTGCGTTCCACGACGTTTTGCACTGGAACCGTTTTTATTCGCAACTCTTTGCTGATATCGTAATTGACGTTTTTGACAAGAGTGCCATTGTTCTTTTGTCTGCTCTTATTTTTCGCTTTATCCCGCGTCATGTCAAGGACGAACTTAAAGATGTCCAGCTGTTCCATCATAAGAATGCCGACAAGGGTTTTTCTTCGGATAAAAAAACAATTCGCCATTCCTTGCTGAACAAGGTCGTGATCATGGTGATTGTCGCCGAAGTCCTTTTGGGCGGGCTTGCGAGCATGATCGGGTTCTTCTTGTATCGTGACAACTGCATCAATAATTTTGTCAGTATCGCAAGGGGTGTGACCGAAGCGGCGTCTATTGCAATTGATGCCGAAAAGGTGGACAATTACATAGCGCAGGGTTATGAGGTCGAAGGCTATGCTCATACCCGTGATGTGCTTGGAGGTATTCGTGAAAGCTTCCCGCAGACAAAGTACGTGTATGTGTACAAGATTTTGCCGGATGGTTGTCACGTGGTATTTGACCTCGATACGGATGGCATACCGGGTGGCGCTCCGGGCTCCTTGGTGGAATTTGACCCCTCGTTTGAACCCTATTTGCCGAAGCTTTTGGCGGGCGAGGAAATCGAGCCGATTATTTCTGATGACCAGTTTGGCTGGCTCCTCACCGTTTACAGGCCGATAAAAAATGCAGCGGGGAACACCGTTGCCTACGTGGCAGCTGATATCTCGATGGAATCCATTGTGCGCGACGAGGCCATGTTCTTTATCAAGCTGTTGTCGCTCTTCTTTGGTCTCTCGCTGATTATTATGATGGTGATTATTGAGGTGATGAAGCACGGCTTTGTGGTGCCTGTGAATAAGATGTCTCATGCCGCCATGAAAATTTCCGGGGCTACGATGCGTACGGCGATGGCGTTTGAAATGGGCAAGCTCGATCTTTCGCTGATTCAAAATGCAGTTGCTTATGTGAAGGACCTCAAGATTAATACAAGTGATGAAATCGGCCAATTGTACGACCATTTCAATTCGATGACCGAGGACACCCAGAGCTTTATTGAACAGGTGCGCGACCAGGTTCTTAGAATTCAGAAAATGCAGAACGTGATGATTACGGAATTCGCGGAACTCGTTGAAGCGCGCGACAAGAACACTGGCGACCACATCAAAAAGACTGCAGAATACGTCGAAGCGATTGCGAAAGAATTGCGTGCCGAAGGCAAGTTCAAGGGTGTGTTGAATGATGGCTACATCAGTAAACTCAAGCAGGCAGCTCCGCTTCATGACATCGGTAAAATTGCGGTTTCGGACTTGATTTTGAACAAGAACGGCAAGCTTACCGACGAAGAATTTGCCATCATGAAGAGCCACACGACAGAAGGTGGCCGAATCCTCAAGAAAATCGTGCACGATGCTGGTGACACGTTCGATGCGGGCTACCTCAACGAATCTATTGAAATGGCTAGCTACCACCACGAAAAATGGGATGGCTCGGGCTACCCCGAACACCTCAAGGGCGAAGAAATCCCGCTCTCTGCGCGAATCATGGCCGTTGCCGACGTCTTTGACGCCCTCATCGCCGAACGCGTGTACAAAAAGGGATTCCCGTACGAAAAGGCGATGTCGATTATCACCGAAGGGGCGGGCAAACACTTTGACCCAGTCGTCGTCGAAGCCTTCACGCACATTTCCAAAGCTTTGTACGACGCCCGCACAAGAGTCACGCTGGAAGCGGGCGAGACTGCTGAAAATGCGATGGGTGCCGTGGCTGCAGAAAAAGCAACGGAAAATGCCGCGCCGGGTGCCGCGAAACCTGTATAG
- a CDS encoding DUF1353 domain-containing protein translates to MANLKMYIDKVKSRTYLEKERNSITVDDVTIDFPLMFDGNGKMYFFKLDRYVYVKGTRYTKADGKTRDFLLTCLFKKGFMSDGASTPTFAQFIVPDIKKGNDVYNSAPFIHDGLYMCKGVVDGADLTREECDDILRGIWRIAGMCRLVAGAADFGIHVFAGSNDHWGNDSNNCKHLFKAKFEYR, encoded by the coding sequence ATGGCTAACTTAAAAATGTATATCGACAAGGTAAAGAGCAGAACCTACCTCGAAAAAGAACGCAATTCCATTACCGTGGACGATGTCACGATCGATTTCCCGCTTATGTTCGATGGCAACGGCAAGATGTATTTCTTCAAGCTCGACCGTTACGTGTACGTCAAGGGTACGCGCTACACCAAGGCCGATGGTAAGACTCGCGACTTTTTGCTGACTTGCCTTTTCAAGAAGGGCTTCATGTCCGATGGCGCGTCGACTCCGACTTTTGCGCAGTTCATCGTTCCGGATATCAAGAAGGGTAACGATGTCTACAACTCGGCCCCGTTCATTCACGATGGACTTTATATGTGCAAGGGCGTTGTCGATGGTGCAGACCTCACTCGCGAGGAATGCGACGACATTCTTCGTGGCATCTGGCGAATCGCGGGCATGTGCCGCCTGGTTGCAGGTGCTGCCGACTTCGGTATCCACGTTTTTGCGGGCTCGAACGACCACTGGGGTAACGACTCCAACAATTGCAAGCACTTGTTCAAGGCCAAGTTCGAATACCGCTAA
- a CDS encoding DUF3800 domain-containing protein: MRQVILLGSLFYFGGVMYLLYADDSGVASDPNAKYSVLAGFATFENQTYWIQKAVDAVMEKYLGRTDVELHASPIRSGKGYWRSVPKQTRDCLLKDCLACIKMNYPRQFILFGSVVSNKNESVSEELFSQLTSRFDKFLKRKFIKHGDSARGLCIFDKSKMENQYQNWSRIYQTLGNRWNEKLNNFAEVPLFLDSSISRSIQIADLVAFSLYRYFEHGDDSYYSIIKDCFDKDNSQIHGLFVSER; this comes from the coding sequence GTGCGTCAGGTTATCCTGCTTGGCTCTCTTTTTTATTTTGGAGGGGTGATGTATCTGTTGTATGCAGATGACTCTGGAGTCGCCTCTGATCCTAATGCTAAATACAGCGTGTTAGCTGGTTTCGCAACTTTTGAAAACCAAACATATTGGATTCAAAAGGCTGTTGACGCTGTTATGGAAAAATATCTTGGGAGAACAGATGTTGAATTGCATGCGAGTCCGATAAGGAGTGGTAAAGGTTATTGGCGGAGCGTTCCTAAGCAAACGAGAGATTGCTTGTTGAAAGATTGTCTTGCTTGTATTAAGATGAATTATCCCCGTCAGTTTATTTTATTTGGCTCTGTTGTGAGCAATAAAAATGAAAGCGTATCTGAAGAATTATTTTCTCAATTGACAAGCCGGTTTGATAAGTTTTTAAAAAGAAAATTTATAAAACATGGGGATTCCGCTAGAGGTCTTTGCATTTTTGACAAATCCAAGATGGAAAATCAATATCAGAATTGGTCTCGGATTTATCAAACTCTAGGAAACCGATGGAACGAAAAGTTAAATAATTTTGCAGAAGTACCTTTGTTTCTTGATTCTTCGATATCGCGGTCTATTCAAATTGCTGATTTGGTGGCTTTTTCGCTATATCGATATTTTGAACATGGCGACGACTCTTATTATTCTATTATTAAGGATTGCTTTGATAAAGATAATTCTCAAATTCATGGTTTATTTGTTTCTGAAAGGTAA